A single Methanomicrobia archaeon DNA region contains:
- a CDS encoding methyl-coenzyme M reductase subunit alpha, with protein MQQCWDDMKRGIVLGLDDAHGLLEARLGKEVTPDTISHYMEVLNHALPGGAVIQEH; from the coding sequence ATGCAGCAGTGTTGGGATGACATGAAGCGCGGGATCGTCCTGGGTCTGGATGACGCGCACGGGCTGCTGGAGGCACGCCTGGGCAAGGAGGTCACTCCGGACACGATCAGCCACTATATGGAAGTGCTGAACCACGCGCTGCCCGGTGGTGCGGTCATTCAGGAGCACA